One genomic segment of Ricinus communis isolate WT05 ecotype wild-type chromosome 5, ASM1957865v1, whole genome shotgun sequence includes these proteins:
- the LOC8281875 gene encoding OPA3-like protein isoform X2, whose product MVLPLLKLGTLAVKTLSKPVAGKLKQQAAFHPKFRQFIINIAQANHRLTTRMQRSIYSHATDVEIRPLNEEKAVQAAVDLIGDVFVFTVAGAVVIFEVQRSAKSEARKEEKRLQELEEMRQRDEQLAKEVEILRQKLEEIEQLAKGRGLGGIFNFKHSNTDGGKD is encoded by the exons ATGGTGCTACCGTTATTAAAACTGGGGACATTAGCCGTTAAAACCCTAAGCAAACCAGTCGCTGGTAAGCTCAAGCAACAAGCAGCTTTCCATCCTAAATTTCGCCAGTTTATTATCAACATTGCTCAG GCAAATCATAGATTGACTACTCGAATGCAAAGGAGTATATATAGTCATGCGACAGATGTTGAGATAAGGCCTTTGAATGAAGAGAAAGCTGTTCAAGCTGCTGTTGATCTCATCGGTGACGTCTTTGTTTTCACT GTTGCTGGAGCTGTTGTGATTTTTGAGGTGCAAAGAAGTGCTAAATCAGAAGCcagaaaagaggaaaagcgCCTGCAAGAGTTGGAG GAAATGAGGCAAAGAGATGAACAGTTAGCCAAAGAGGTGGAAATTCTTAGACAGAaacttgaagaaattgaaCAGCTTGCCAAGGGACGGGGACTTGGTGGTATCTTCAACTTCAAACATTCCAACACAGACGGAGGAAAG GATTAA
- the LOC8281875 gene encoding OPA3-like protein isoform X1: protein MVLPLLKLGTLAVKTLSKPVAGKLKQQAAFHPKFRQFIINIAQANHRLTTRMQRSIYSHATDVEIRPLNEEKAVQAAVDLIGDVFVFTVAGAVVIFEVQRSAKSEARKEEKRLQELEEMRQRDEQLAKEVEILRQKLEEIEQLAKGRGLGGIFNFKHSNTDGGKVEKPA from the exons ATGGTGCTACCGTTATTAAAACTGGGGACATTAGCCGTTAAAACCCTAAGCAAACCAGTCGCTGGTAAGCTCAAGCAACAAGCAGCTTTCCATCCTAAATTTCGCCAGTTTATTATCAACATTGCTCAG GCAAATCATAGATTGACTACTCGAATGCAAAGGAGTATATATAGTCATGCGACAGATGTTGAGATAAGGCCTTTGAATGAAGAGAAAGCTGTTCAAGCTGCTGTTGATCTCATCGGTGACGTCTTTGTTTTCACT GTTGCTGGAGCTGTTGTGATTTTTGAGGTGCAAAGAAGTGCTAAATCAGAAGCcagaaaagaggaaaagcgCCTGCAAGAGTTGGAG GAAATGAGGCAAAGAGATGAACAGTTAGCCAAAGAGGTGGAAATTCTTAGACAGAaacttgaagaaattgaaCAGCTTGCCAAGGGACGGGGACTTGGTGGTATCTTCAACTTCAAACATTCCAACACAGACGGAGGAAAGGTGGAAAAACCAGCTTAA